From the Posidoniimonas corsicana genome, the window GCGGCATCTTCCTGCGTCAGATCTCCGGCAAGCGTTCGGCCTTCGAGGACTGATCCTCAGCCGAGCCGCCTTTGACGGCTTCTGATTGTGTTTCCCGGCGGCCGGCCCTGCAGGGCCGGCCGCCGCCTTTCTCACCAGCCCCACCAAGGCTGGAACAAGCCACCTTTCCGGAGTACGCCCGCGTGCCTTGCGTGTCCCTCCGCCCGGCCCCCCGTGCGACCGCCCTCAAGATCGCCTGCCTCGGCGTGCTGCTGCTGACCGGCTGCGTCGGCGAGTCGGCCGACGGCCCAACCGCGAAGACTCCTCATACCAATGAGGCAGTCAGCACGACCGCGCTCAAACCGGTCCGCTCGGGCCCGGCAAGCAACGGCGTCGGGTCCGAGCGGCGGCCCAAGCTGGTAGCGGCGGCCACAACGCACGAGTTCGGCGGCATGTCGATCCGCGAGGTGCGCAGCCACGCCTTCACCCTCCGCAACGAGGGCGACGCGCCGCTCCAGATCAGCAACGCGGCCGCCAACTGCAAGTGCTTGTCGCACGAGTTCTCCCGGCAGACCATCCCGCCGGGCGAGGAAGCCACGCTCACGCTCACTTGGCGCGGCGGTGAGGAGCCCCGCGAGCGGCTGACCGCCCGCGTCAACGTCGAAACCAACGACCCCGACCAGCCGGTCGTGCAATTCTCGGCGGTCGGCAGCGTCGGCGCCGAACTCGACGTCGCGCCGGCCCAGCTGCACGCGCAGGAAGTGGCGCCCGGCGAGCCTCTCACCCTCTCGACGGTCGTCACCAGCCCGGTGTGGAAACAGATCTACCTAGTAGACATCGCGTCGCCGTCCGACAAGCTGCGCGTGACGACCACGCCGCTCTCGCCGGCCGAGTGTGTGTCGATCGGCTGCCGGAGCGGCTGCCGCGTCGAAGTGACGGCCAACGCCGACCTCACCACCGGTCCGTACAGTAACTATCTGGAGCTGTCGGCCCAGCCCGCCAGCGATCCGGGAGCCGCCGCGCCGCGCCGGCTGCGGATCCCGATCGGCTGGGCCCCGCGTCAGTCGATCGCGGTCTCCGGCCCCGGCGTCGACGAGGCAGGCGTGATCCACCTGGGACGCATCGACAAGGGCGCCCACACCAAGCGCTACCTGGTCAAGGTCACCGACGAGCTGCCCGAGCTAGTCGTCACCGATCAGCGGGTCAGCCCCGACTTCCTGGGCGTTCAGCTCGAGCCCTACCGCAAGGGCGAGTTGGGCTGGCTGTACCGCATGGAGTTGAGCATCCCCGAACACGCCAGGGCGACCAAGTACGGCAAGGACGGCGTCGTGCAGTTCACGTTTGACCACCCGCGGATCAAGGAGCTGCGGGTGGAACTCGACCTTGGCGTCGGCATCTGACCGCGGCCCGCCCGCCCCGCGCGAGATTGATCCCCTATGACCAACCCAACCGCATCGGACCCCGCCACCCAGCTCAACCATTCCTCGGCGGGCCACGCGGCCCACGCCGGGGCGCAGGTGGTGTGCGCCAAGTGCGAACACGCCAACAGCGCCCAGACACGCTTCTGCGGCGAGTGCGGCGCCCGCCTGTGGGAACCGTGCGCCGCCTGCGGCGAGCCAACCGTGGTCGACCGGCGGTTCTGCGGCGGCTGTGGCGAGTCGCTGGACGAGGCGCTGCAGCGGTTGATCGACGCCGTACAGGCAGCGCTGGCCGACAGCGAGGGCCTGGCCCAGGAGGGCCGCTACGTCGAGGCGGCCGCGCTGCTCGAGCCGATCCGGCTCGTCGAGCACACAGCGTTGACGCCGCTCAGCAAAGAGATTGACCGCCAACGGAGCGAGCTGGACGACCGCCGCAAGGCGGCGGTCGAGTCGCTCTCCTCCCAGCTTGACAGCGCGAAGCAGCTGCTGGCCGCCGGCGAGCTGCGGAAGGCGTTCGCGGCGGTCGACCAGACGCCCGTCGCGCTCCGCAACAACGAGCTCCGCGACCTGCACCAGACACTCAAGGGCCGCATCGGCCAGGCGGACCAGCTCCGCGTGCAGATCAAGCGGGGACTCAAGGAAAAGCAGTTCGAAGGATTGGCCGCGGCCGCCCAGCGGCTGCTCGAGCTCGAGCCGGCCGACCCACAAGTGGTGCAGCTCGCCGAGAAACTACGCTCCAAGCAGTCGCAGATCAACGCCAGCACCAGCGTGGCGTTGCTGCAGAAGGCCTGCGCGGCGCTCCGCTCGTGCGACTACGGGACCGCCCACCAGGCGATCGCCCGGATGCCCGGCGGCGAACTGAACGACGAGCAGCAGAAGGGGCTCCGCGGCGCCAAGGAGCGGGTCTGGCTGGCCACACACCTCGCGCGAACGAGGTACCTGGACGCGGTCTGCCTGAAGGCGGCCGAGCGGTTCGCCAAGCTGCAGCCGCAGGACGAGAAGGCCGCCTCGCTGGTCGAGTCTCTAGCCAAGCAGCGACGCGACTCGATGGCCGCCGCGCCGGGTCAGCCGATCGTCTGGCGGAAGAAGGCGCCGCCGGAAAGCCGCCTGGGGGCGCCCCTGCTGCTGGCGCCCACGCCCAAACTGCTCGCCGCGCCCGCCGCCGCCAAGGGAATCCCGGCCGGGCAGCTACTGACCGCGTACGGACTGGCGCTGCAGTCGATCGGCGAGGCCGACCACTGCCTGAACCTCACGCCGAAGAAGAAGTCGTGGCTCGCGTCCCGCCCGCGGCGCGCCAAGCCGGCGCCGGGCGGCGGCTGGGGGATCGACATCGGCGCGTCGTCGCTCAAGGCGATCCACCTGACGCGGGACGCGGACGGCGAGCTGTCGGTGGAGTCGATCGTCTGCCTCCCCTACGAGCGCGGCGGCGACGTCCGCAGCAAGCCAGAGCTGCCGCTGGGCACGCCCGAGTACGTCGGGGAGGCGATCGGCAAGTTCCTGGAAGACCGCGACCTCTCAACAGCGGCGGTCACGATCGGCGCTCCCGGCCCCTGGACGCTGTCGCGCTGCTTCCAGCTGCCGTTCATCGACGAGGCCAAGTTTGACGAGGCGGTCCGTTACGAGGCCCGGATGCGGATCCCGCTGGAGCCCGAAAAGGTGGTGTTCGACCGCATCATCACGCCGCTCCCCGAAGAGACCGACCTCGACGCCCGCGCCGTGACCCTGGTGGCCTGCGCCAGCAACCACGTCACCACGCTGCAGGAGCGGCTCGAGAGGGTCAAGTGCAAGTCGCTGCAGATCACCAGCAACTGCGTCGCGTTGCTCAACGTCGCGCGGGCGTTGCAGGCCGAGTCGGCGGCGGCCGACGCGGTCGCGCTGATCGACGTTGGCGCGAAGACGACCAATGTCGCGGTCGCCCACGCCGGCGGGTGCTGGGTCCGTGGCCTGTACCACGGCGCCGACCTGTTCGACCACGCGCTGGTGAAGCAGCGGCAGATCGGCTGGGACGCCGCTGAGCGGCTCCGCCGGGAGCCCTGGCGCGACGCCTGGATGCACGAGGTCGACGAGTGCCTGGCCCCCACCGCCGACGAGCTGGCGGCCGCGCTGCAACGCAACCTGGCCCAGTTCCACAACGAGAGCGTCGCCACGATCGAGCAGCACCTGCTGTGCGGCGGCGGCGCCCAGCAGATCGGCCTTCTCAGGCGACTCACGACCGCGGACTGAGCCCCCGGAGCCCCCATGACCGCACCCCGACTGTTCGCCTGCTCTCTGCTGCTCGCACCGCTGCTGTGCGGCTGCGGCGGCGGCCCCAGCAAGAACGAGATGCTGGAACGCGCCCGCATGCGTTCGGCGATGAACAAGATCAACGACCAGCAGGCCGCAGCGAGCGAAGCGGCGCAGCCCGCTCCCCAGCCGCCCGCCGAGGTCAGGCACGAAGAGCCGGTCGACTCCGCCGCCGTAGCTGACGACGCACCGCCCACAGCAGGCAACCAGCCGCCGGCGGAGAGCCAGCCGTCGGCGCCTGCGGTGGCCCAAACGCCAGCTGCGGCGGCTACCTCCGAGCCGGCAGCGCCGCCCGCGGCCGTTGCGCTCGCCCCGCTGGAGCGGGACCGTCAGGCGGCGGACAAGCTGCGTCGCATCGCCGCCGCCGTGATCGCCTACGCCGAGGAGCACGGCGAGTACCCCCAGCAGGGCGCCGACAAGCTGAGCTGGCGGGTGCGGATCCTGCCCCAGCTGGGCTTTGAGGAGCTGTACAAGCAGTTCAATCCCAAGCAGCCTTGGGACGGTCCACAGAACAAGGCGCTACTGCCTCAGATCCCCGACGTGTTCCGCTCGCCCAGCCGCGCCGACGACCGCACCAGCTTCTTCGCGGCAGGTGGCCAGGCGACCATGTTCTGGCACCCCGTGCGGGCGACCTACCTCCGCACCCTGGAACGCAATGCGGCTAGCACCGTGATGCTGGTCGAGGGCGCCGACGCGGACGCCGTTCCGTGGACCCAGCCGACGGACTTTGAGCGCAGCCTCGAGTCACCGCAGCAGGGCCTCGACAGCCGCGGCGATAGCGCGTTGGTGGCCTGGGCGGATGGGACCGTCAATCGGCTGCTGCTGACGGCGCCCGCCCAGCAACTCACCGACGCATTCCGCGTCTACGAAGAAGACGACACCAAGCGTCTGCAGACCGCCGGCATCACCGCGCCGGTCGACCAGCCGGCCGAGGTCGCCAGCACCGCGGCGGGCGGAGGGTCGGGCGCCGCGCCGGGATCGGCCGGGTCCGGCGGCGGGGCTCGCACAGCGGCCGCTAGGCCGACCAGCGAGCTGGCGCAGTCCTACCTCGCCGCCGCGCAGGCGGCGTTCCTGCAGGGCGAGAGCGGCCAGGCGTGGTCGTGGTGCTCCGGCGCCATCCTGGCCGGCCTGCCCCAGTCGCAGTGGCGGGACGACTTCCGCTGGGTGTCCGGCCTGAAGCGTCCGACGCTCGGGCCGCACATCGCGTTGGGCGTGTTGCTGGACATCGCCCCCAACGGCGCGCTGCCTCGCAACCCCAACCGTGACGAGCGGCTGAAGCTCTCGCTGCAGGCTGCCGCGCCCATCGGCGAGCACCTGGTGCGGATCCTCGACGAGCACGCCGCCGAGCGGCTGCCCGGCGCCCTCCGCCCGGCCGAGGGCGACCGCCGGCGACCCGCCCGGCCCGACGACCTGCCCGGCATCGTCACCTGCCTGACGCCGTCCATGCAGATGGCCACGATCCGCCGCGAGGCGATCGAGAGCGGCTGCGACGTGCTCGCCCTGATGACGGTCGACAACTCCGCGAGCCGCCGCTCGCGGTCCATCGAGCTCCGCCTGTACGACATGCAGCGCGGCGCCGACCAGCTGCTCCGCGTCCGCAAGGTAACCGCGGCCGTCAACGAGTCGCCGCTGCACGAGTCCACCCAGGAGCGGCTGCAGGCGGCCCGCTGGCAGCTGAAGGACTTCCTGCAGGACTCGCTCACGCCCGGCGAGTGGCCGGTGAAGCTGACCGACGAGCTGGCCGCGGGTCGGCTCACCTCGCTGGCCGCCGGCCGCTCCGATCACCCGCTGCCGAGCCTGATCGAGATGCTCCACTACCGCGACCTCGGCCTGGTGGACGACATCGCCGTGCTCCGGGCGTACGGCGGGCTGCTGGGCGACGAGCGGGCGGCGCCGCTGCTGCTCGGCTCGGACCTGAAGAAACGCCGCGTGCTGCGGCACTTCCTCCCCAGCGACGACCCGGACGCCGTGGTCGCAATGACCGCTCGCAACCGCCGCGACAACGACGACGACTGACCGCCAGCCGGGCGGCCGGGGCTGCCGGGCTTGAAATCGCGGGCGGCGGGTGGGAAAACTCGGGCGTTCCCAAACGCTCCTCTCGCCCCGCCGCCGTGCCTTGGTTGCTATCGCGTCGCTGCTGACTGTGTTGACCATCTCGCTGCTCGTCACCCGGGTGGCGACCATGGCGTTGATGCTGACCGGCATGTCCCGCGAGGCGGCCCGCTTCCAGGCCCGCAGCGCGTTCACCGGCTGCGGCTACACCACCACCGAGGCGGAGGACATCGTCGCACACCCGGTGCGGCGGCGGATCGTGATGCTGCTGATGCTGATGGGCAACCTGGGCGTCGGCGCCGTGGTGGCTACGATCATGGTGTCGTTCATGCAGACCGCCCAGTCCGACCCGGGCACTCGGCTGCTCTACCTGGTGACCCTAGTCGTCGGCCTGGCGTTGCTCTGGCTGGCCGCCACGAGCCAGTACATCGAGCGGCGGCTGAACATCTTCATCGCGTGGTTCCTCAAGCGGTGGGGCAACCTGCAGGTGCGCGACTTTGTGGCGGTGCTGCAGCTGCAGGGCGGGTTCGCGGTAAGCGAGCTGCTGGTCGAGCCGACCGACTGGATCGCCGACAAGACGCTCATCGAGCTCCGCCTGCCGACCGAGGGCGTGCTGGTGCTCGGCGTGCAGCGGCCCGGCCGGCCGTACGTCGGCGCCCCGACCGGCGACACCACCATCGAGGCCGGCGACACCCTCATCCTGTACGGCCGCGTGGAGCGGATCCAGGAGCTCGACGAACGCCGCCGCGGCCGACGCGGCGACGCCGCCCACAAGGAGGCGGTCGAAGAGCACGAGCAGGAGAAAGAGGAACAAGAGGAGCAGCTGGACGACGAGAAGCAGTCGGCGGAATCGCCGTGAAACGCCCGGGGTGCACAGCCTCCAACTAGCGCACGGCGGCGCTATCGACGGCGCGGTCCCACGGCTGGCGCCGTGGGCGTACAGGACTCGCGGCCTAGTCGTGCTGTGCTGGTAGGCACTCTGCGAGCCGCTCGTCGACCGCTCGCCGCACCTCCGCGGGGACGCTCAACACGATCCGCTTAGGATAGGTGAGCCGGAAGCGGAGCGTCAGCTCGTCGTCTTCGTCTTCCTCAGGCCGCGCGATCACCGTGACCACCTTCCAGGGGTAGCACCTCGACTCGGACGCGACAAACACGCCATTCTGACCGAGGGCGACCCCACGGATCGAACAATGGTTAATCGCGAACCAGCAGCCGACCCCGATCATCAATGACCAGATGTTGAATCGGAAATAACCCGAGTCGCCAGCGTTGCTTGGCAGGTAGAGTGTGCTCGCCTCAAAGAACGCCACAACAAGCAAGCTTAGAACCGCAAACACGCCGGACACCGGCCCCGGCGAAGAAGTGAGCATAGTGGATCGGCTCTTGATCTCGGGATCCGACTCCGCGCGGACCAGCCACACCAACCCGCCGCCTGCCTTACGGCGTTCCCGCCCCATGAATAATCCCTGCCCCGCGTAGCCCGCGGCGGCAGAGAGTAGCGACACCACTAACGTCCCGCCAAAGACCTTCCACCGCTCTGGCTCCCACCCCCGCATCGTGGGCCCCGCCCAAGCGGCGCCCAACGCCAGCACCGTGGTCAGCAACAGCACCCACCGCACACTGAACCGTGGCGGCGGGTCGATCAGCTCGGCGGGTTTATCGTTAGGATCCATTCGGCGGCGGCCGGCTATTCTACTCTGCCGCAAAGGTCCCCACAGCAACCCCCACCAACCCACGGCTTCCGCCGCGGGTCATACGATGCGGCCCGCGGGGATCAATTGCTGCGCAATCAAAAAAACCCCGGCGAGCATGCTCGCCGGGGTTAACTGGTTTTCGATCTGGCCCGCCCGCTATTACGGGATCGCGAACACCGCACCGGTGACCGCGGCCCCCTGGAAGGCCGCCGCCCGCCAGGTGAACGGGATCGGCTCGATCATGTACGGGGCGCAGCTGCCCGGGCGGTAGTGGCCCAGCGTGTACACGCACTCGTTGGGCGTCTGGATGCCCATCATGTACGGGATCGCCGGGATGCGGGCAAAGAAGTGCACGCCCGACACAATCGGCTGCAGGCAGGGTCCCCAGCTGTGGCCGTAACGCTCTAGCTGCACGTTCTCGAAGTACAGCGGCTTGTGGCACAGGGCCGAGGCCTTCCACATGTAGCAGACCTGGGGCCACTGGCGGTCGGCGAACGGCGTGCCGTCGTCGATGCCGCACTCGAATGGGTAGTCCTCGCCGGCGTCGCCCTCCGGGGTGATCGCCAGGCTGATCTCGTTGATCCGGCTGGCCTTCAGCTCGGCGAGCTCTTCGGCGCAGTCCTTCATCGCCCGCTGGTAGTCGGCGGAGGTCTCGTGCTCGATCTGCGTCGGCGGACGGCGGAGGTCGTCCTCGGCCACGTCCTGCAGGCCGCCGTCGTCGTCGAACATGTCACGGGCCTGGTCGTCGGACGGCGAGGGCGTGGCGGGGTCGACACGGGGCTCGTCGAACGGGTCCCTGGTGGGCTCATCGTCCAGCGGCGGCAGCGGGTCGTCGATCGGGTCGCTGAACGTGGGCTCGTCGAGCACCGGCTCCTCGAACATCGGCTGATCGAGGCCGGGCTGGTTGTCGGCGGGCGTTTCGCCGCTGCCGAAGGGTTGCTCGAAGCCCTGCAGGAGGTCGTCGTCCTGGGCGACGCGGTACCCGCGGCGCTGGCCGTTCTGGTCGACCACGATGCTACGCAAGCGGGCGGCGCCGTGCTGCGCCTGGACGACCTGCGAGCCGTCGGCGTCGGGGTCGAAGGCCACCAGCCGCACCCTGCCGCGGTTGACGGACCGCTTGTGCTCGGCCGCCCGTGAGACGGGGCGGAACTCCTGCACGCGGCGGCTGGGCGTGGCCTGCGGCGTGGGGCCGGTGCTCCGCCAGCCCGAGTCGGAGACCTCGCCGCCGAACGCGCCGAGCGCCGACACGAGCGTCAGCAGCACGGCCATCAGGCCGGCCGGGACCCACAGCGGCTCCGCCCGCGGCAGGTCGGCGAGGTCGATGTGGCGTGTCGCGGCGCGGGCGTAGGCCTCGCGGGCGATCTGCACGCCACACGGCGTGTCAGTCGGAATCGCCGGCCGAGTACTCGGCCGAGTAGTTTGGAGCTTCTTGCGTGATGGCGATGTCATGGGGATGGTTCTCCCTAACCGTTGCCGGCGATACCCGGACAAACTGCGTATCCTGCCGCAGCTCTTGAATAGTTTTGGCGCCGCAGTAGCCCATGCCGGCCCGCAGCCCCCCCACCAGCTGGTACACGTAGGAGCCGAGCGGCCCCTTGTAAGGCACGCGGCCCTCGACCCCTTCGGGGACCAGCTTCCCTTTGTTCTTCTCGCTTCCCTTCTGGCGGTAGCGTTCGCTGGAGCCATGCACCATGGCGCCGAGCGAGCCCATCCCGCGGTACGACTTGTACGAGCGTCCCTGGTAGAGCACGCGGTCGCCCGGGCTCTCGTCGAGACCCGCCAGGAGGCCGCCCACCATGACCAGGTTGGCCCCGGCGGCGATCGCCTTGGTGATGTCGCCGGAGTAGCGGATGCCGCCGTCGGCGATGATCGTGACCCCGCTTCCCTCGGCCGCCTTGGCGGCGGCGTGCACCGCAGAGATCTGCGGGACACCCACGCCGGAGATGACGCGCGTCGTGCAGATCGAGCCAGGCCCGATGCCCACCTTCACGGCGTCGGCGCCGGCCTTGATCAGGTCGCGGCAGCCGTCGGACGTGGCGATGTTGCCCGCAACGACGTCAATCTCAAAGCGGCTCTTAATCTCCTTTACGGTTTCGATGACGTTGGCCGAGTGCCCGTGCGCGCTGTCCACGACCAGGAAGTCGACGTCCTTGGCGATCAGGCTCTCGGCACGGTCCAGGTCCATCACGCCAACCGCGGCGCCGACGCGCAGGCGCCCCTGGCCGTCTTTGGCGGCCTGCGGGTACCGGCGCATCATGTCGATGTCCTTGATCGTGATGAGCCCCGTCAGTTTGTAATCTTCGTCAACCAGCAGAAGCTTCTCGACCTTTTTTGCCATCAAGATCTTCTCAGCTTCCTCAAGCGTCACGGTCCCCGTGGCCGTTACGAGCTGACCGCTGGTCATGACCTCGCTGACCGGCAGATCGTCGCGCTCGAGGAACCGCAGGTCCCGCCGCGTCAGGATGCCCGCTAGCTTGCCGTCGGCCTGCGTGATCGGCACGCCGGAGACCCGCGCGTGGCTCATCCGCTCGCGGGCCTCCGCCACGCTAGCGTCGGGGCGGAGCGTCACCGGGTCGACGATGATGCCGTTGGCCGACCGCTTCACCTTGTCGACCTCGTTGGCCTGGGCCTCGATCGACATGTTCTTGTGGATCACGCCCAGCCCGCCCTCTCGGGCCAGCCCGATCGCCATGCGGTGCTCGGTGACCGTGTCCATCGGCGAGCTGAGGATCGGGATGTTCATCGGGATCCCGGCGGTCAGCCGCGTCGAGACGTCCACCTCCGAGGGCATGGCCTCGCTGTACCGCGGGACCAGCAGCACGTCGTCGAAGGTCAGGCCCGTGGTGATAATCTTGTCTTCCAGCGGCTGCAGCATGTCGGGGGCCCTCGGAGCGTAGTGGAGAATCCCGGATTTTCCGCCCTGGCGGCCCCGCTGGCAAGGTGGTCGCCCGGCAGGTAACCGGCTTTCTGAGCGGCGGCCGCCCTGCGTTCAGCCCCCAATTTGGAAAACCGCAGATCCCCATTCTGGGCGGGTTAGAATCTGGGCCGCGGGAATCTGGCGCCGGCTTTGCATCTGGGTCTCTTGAGTCAATCTGCGCGGAAGTGCGCATTTTGCCGACCACGGTCGGCGCCTCCTCGAGGAACACGAAACATGAAGCTTCAACTTGCATGCGGCCTGCTGGCCGCCGGCCTGACCGTCCCCGCGACGCTGGCCCAGCTCCCGACGCCCGCTGACCCGGGCGCGGATCCAAACGTCCGCCCTGCTGCGGGCGAGCCGCAGGTGCTCGACCATGGTCCGGTCCATGAGGCGTTCGCGGACCCCCTCAAGTATGACCCCACCGCCGAGCAGCTCATGGCGCCTAAGCCGCCGCCCGAGCCGGTCAACGAGATCCCGCCCGAGTTCAAGCCAGAGGGAGAGAACGTCGAGTGGATCCCCGGCTACTGGATGTATGACGAGCCGCGCAAGGACTACATCTGGGTGAGCGGCGTCTACCGCGCCCTGCCCCCCGGGCGGACCTGGGTGGTGGGCTACTGGAGCGAGTCCGACCGCGGCTATGCCTGGACCCCCGGGTTCTGGACGTCCGTTGACGAGCAGTCCGTCCAGTACCTGCCCTACCCTCCGGAAAGCCTGGAGGAAGGCCCAACCAGCCCTCCGCCTGGTGATAACTACTTCTGGATCCCGGGCTGCTGGCAGTACCGCACCAGCGGCTACGCCTGGCAGGCCGGCTACTGGTACCAGGGCAACACGAATTGGGTGTGGACCCCGCACCACTACTGCTACACGCCGCGGGGCGCGATCTACGTCCGCGGGTACTGGGACTACCCCCTTGCCGGCCGCGGCCTGCTGTACGCACCGGTCTACTGGAACTCGGGGTACGCCGTTGGCTACCGGTACCGCCCCCGCAGCGTGCTGAGCACGGTCGGGCTGCTGACGTCGTTGTACATCGGTCCCCGCTACAGCTACTACTACGGCCCGGGCAGCTACTACGCCAACTACAACGGGTTCCGCCCGTGGTACTCCGCGTACTCCGGCTACGGCTACTACGGCCGCCGTGGCTACGACCCGCTGCTCGCCTACTACTCGTGGAACTTCGGCCGGAACCAACGCGGCTGGCAGGATCGGGCCCACAACCACTGGAACGACGACTGGCGCCGATGGAATCAACGTGACGACAGGCGTGGTCGCGGCGACGACAATTTCCGGCGCGACAGCCTGGTCCGCTCGGTCGATCAACTAACCCGCGAGAACCGCAACGACTTCCGCCTCACGCGGGTCGACGACCGTCAACTCGAGCGGTATCGAAACCAGGCCGGCCGGTACGACGAATTCCGCAACCAGCGGCAGCGGCTCGAGAACTCTGGCGACCGCGTCACCCGCGACCAGCTGACCCGCGGCCAAGGCGAGCGGGGCGATCGCGGTCCGCGAGGCGACCGAACCGATCGCGGCGACCGCGGCAACCGGGGTCCCAACACCGGAGAACTCGCCGACCGCGGCAACCGTGGCGATCGCGACGGGAACCAAGGCGGCCGCCAGCGTGGCGACTTCCGACCCGGCGCACGCGGCGAGCTGAGCGACGCCCGCCGCCGGGGCGAAGAAGTCACGACGCCGCAGCAGGGTGACGCGAACCGCGATCGTCGCGCCAGCGGGAGCGTGGCCGACAACCCGCGGCTAAACGTGCCCGATTGGGCGCGGGAGCGTGGGCGGTCGCTCAGCGACTACCGTCGGGGGAATGATACCTCGGCGCAGCGCGCTCAGCAGCAGTCGCAGGCCAACCAGCAGGCGGCGCAGCGCTCGCATTTGGAGCAGCAGGCCCGCGCGCAGGCCGACGCCCGCCGACAACTCGACCAGCAGCGTAGCCGCCAGACGTTGGGCGGTCGGGATGGCAACCCACTCCGGTCGGCCGACCCGCGCAGCCGTGAAGGTCAGCCAAGCCGCGAGATGCGTGCCTACCGTGGGCCCGTCGATCAGGCGGAGCGCGGCGCTCAATCGCCCCCCGCGTTCCGTGGCTTCCGCGGCAACCAGGCGCCTCCCACTCGGCCCGAGTTTAATCGGTCGACGCCCCAACAGGGCACGCCGAACCTGAACCGCGGCACGCAGCTTCGCGGGAGCCAGCCGGACGCGAGCCGTTCGCGTCGGATGCAGGCGCCGCAGCAGACGCAGCGCCGCAGCGTCGCGCCGTCCGCTGCGCAGTCGCGGGGCGCCCCCAGCCGAGCGCCGGCGCAAGCGCAGGGTGGCGGCGGGGGGCCTAGGAACTTCCAGGGCTTCCGCGGCAACCGCGGCCGAGGAAACGGGAACGACTAGCTGGAACAGATCCTCCCCTGGTTGAACCCATAGAGATAACCCTTTAAGCCGCGTCCGGGACTTCCGGACGCGGCTTTTCTTTTGCGATTCGGCCCGGTTGCCGACGTCAGTTCTCGCGCTGGTTTAATTGTTTACATATGGACCCGATGGTCGTGATTAAAACCTTGTCGACAACGTTTGCACGGCGGCCCGCCCGCGGCTAAGCTTAGCGCCACAGGGAAACATCAGCGGCCCTCTTCACTTGCTCTGCCCGCTGACCTCGCCGCATGGAAACGCCGCGTGAGCGCCCGCAACGCCTTTCTGAGCCTGACCGCCCTCGCACTGCTGTGCGCCGCGTTGATTGGCGCGGCGGTCGGGCTGGGGGCTTTCACGTTTGTCTACGCGGAAGGCGCCAGTTACCTGACGAACGACCCCAACGCGTGCGCCAACTGCCACGTAATGCAGGGGCACCTGGACGCCTGGGTGAAGTCTTCGCACAGCAAGTTCGCCACCTGCAACGACTGCCACGCCCCCCACAACTTTGTGGGTAAGTACTACTGCAAGGCGCGTAACGGGTTCTTCCACTCGCTGGCGTTCACCACCGGCGAGTTTCCCCAGAACATCCGCATGCACGAGTACAACCGCGGCGTCACCGAGCACGCCTGCCTGGACTGCCACGCGGACGTCACCCACTCGATCCAGGTCTCGGCCACCGGCAGCGGCGGCTTCGAGGCGGTGTCCTGCATCCGTTGCCACAGCACGGTCGGTCACGACACCTGAGCCGCCGCCAGCAACAACGCCAGCAAAGTCCATCTGATTAGAGGAACCGACCCACCATGCATCACTCCGGCAAAACCTCCGCCTGGCTGCTCGTGCTGGTCGCAATCATCTCCGGCGCGGCGTGCTTCGCGATCGCGTCGCTGCTGCTGAACGTGCAGCAGCACAAGATCGAGGCCCGCACGCCCATCGTGCGTGTGGCGGAGGTGACCGACGACACCACCGACCCGGCCGTGTGGGGGCAGAACTGGCCGCAGCAGTACGACGACTACC encodes:
- a CDS encoding DUF1573 domain-containing protein yields the protein MPCVSLRPAPRATALKIACLGVLLLTGCVGESADGPTAKTPHTNEAVSTTALKPVRSGPASNGVGSERRPKLVAAATTHEFGGMSIREVRSHAFTLRNEGDAPLQISNAAANCKCLSHEFSRQTIPPGEEATLTLTWRGGEEPRERLTARVNVETNDPDQPVVQFSAVGSVGAELDVAPAQLHAQEVAPGEPLTLSTVVTSPVWKQIYLVDIASPSDKLRVTTTPLSPAECVSIGCRSGCRVEVTANADLTTGPYSNYLELSAQPASDPGAAAPRRLRIPIGWAPRQSIAVSGPGVDEAGVIHLGRIDKGAHTKRYLVKVTDELPELVVTDQRVSPDFLGVQLEPYRKGELGWLYRMELSIPEHARATKYGKDGVVQFTFDHPRIKELRVELDLGVGI
- a CDS encoding DUF1559 family PulG-like putative transporter — translated: MTAPRLFACSLLLAPLLCGCGGGPSKNEMLERARMRSAMNKINDQQAAASEAAQPAPQPPAEVRHEEPVDSAAVADDAPPTAGNQPPAESQPSAPAVAQTPAAAATSEPAAPPAAVALAPLERDRQAADKLRRIAAAVIAYAEEHGEYPQQGADKLSWRVRILPQLGFEELYKQFNPKQPWDGPQNKALLPQIPDVFRSPSRADDRTSFFAAGGQATMFWHPVRATYLRTLERNAASTVMLVEGADADAVPWTQPTDFERSLESPQQGLDSRGDSALVAWADGTVNRLLLTAPAQQLTDAFRVYEEDDTKRLQTAGITAPVDQPAEVASTAAGGGSGAAPGSAGSGGGARTAAARPTSELAQSYLAAAQAAFLQGESGQAWSWCSGAILAGLPQSQWRDDFRWVSGLKRPTLGPHIALGVLLDIAPNGALPRNPNRDERLKLSLQAAAPIGEHLVRILDEHAAERLPGALRPAEGDRRRPARPDDLPGIVTCLTPSMQMATIRREAIESGCDVLALMTVDNSASRRSRSIELRLYDMQRGADQLLRVRKVTAAVNESPLHESTQERLQAARWQLKDFLQDSLTPGEWPVKLTDELAAGRLTSLAAGRSDHPLPSLIEMLHYRDLGLVDDIAVLRAYGGLLGDERAAPLLLGSDLKKRRVLRHFLPSDDPDAVVAMTARNRRDNDDD
- the pilM gene encoding pilus assembly protein PilM is translated as MTNPTASDPATQLNHSSAGHAAHAGAQVVCAKCEHANSAQTRFCGECGARLWEPCAACGEPTVVDRRFCGGCGESLDEALQRLIDAVQAALADSEGLAQEGRYVEAAALLEPIRLVEHTALTPLSKEIDRQRSELDDRRKAAVESLSSQLDSAKQLLAAGELRKAFAAVDQTPVALRNNELRDLHQTLKGRIGQADQLRVQIKRGLKEKQFEGLAAAAQRLLELEPADPQVVQLAEKLRSKQSQINASTSVALLQKACAALRSCDYGTAHQAIARMPGGELNDEQQKGLRGAKERVWLATHLARTRYLDAVCLKAAERFAKLQPQDEKAASLVESLAKQRRDSMAAAPGQPIVWRKKAPPESRLGAPLLLAPTPKLLAAPAAAKGIPAGQLLTAYGLALQSIGEADHCLNLTPKKKSWLASRPRRAKPAPGGGWGIDIGASSLKAIHLTRDADGELSVESIVCLPYERGGDVRSKPELPLGTPEYVGEAIGKFLEDRDLSTAAVTIGAPGPWTLSRCFQLPFIDEAKFDEAVRYEARMRIPLEPEKVVFDRIITPLPEETDLDARAVTLVACASNHVTTLQERLERVKCKSLQITSNCVALLNVARALQAESAAADAVALIDVGAKTTNVAVAHAGGCWVRGLYHGADLFDHALVKQRQIGWDAAERLRREPWRDAWMHEVDECLAPTADELAAALQRNLAQFHNESVATIEQHLLCGGGAQQIGLLRRLTTAD
- a CDS encoding TrkA C-terminal domain-containing protein; translation: MVAIASLLTVLTISLLVTRVATMALMLTGMSREAARFQARSAFTGCGYTTTEAEDIVAHPVRRRIVMLLMLMGNLGVGAVVATIMVSFMQTAQSDPGTRLLYLVTLVVGLALLWLAATSQYIERRLNIFIAWFLKRWGNLQVRDFVAVLQLQGGFAVSELLVEPTDWIADKTLIELRLPTEGVLVLGVQRPGRPYVGAPTGDTTIEAGDTLILYGRVERIQELDERRRGRRGDAAHKEAVEEHEQEKEEQEEQLDDEKQSAESP